Proteins co-encoded in one Malus sylvestris chromosome 7, drMalSylv7.2, whole genome shotgun sequence genomic window:
- the LOC126629827 gene encoding protein CURVATURE THYLAKOID 1B, chloroplastic-like: MASTSSTLSISSSSTLVDTKAPRHSAASSPQCVTLPSLPPPPVHSQNHAGKTTAYCRKFARNVMAMATGEAPAEVAVTELPEIVKTVQEAWEKVEDKYAVSSLAVAGAVALWGSTGLISAIDRLPLVPGVLELVGIGYTGWFAYKNLVYKPDREALTLKIKATYKDIIGSS, translated from the exons ATGGCTTCCACCTCCTCCACACTTTCCATCTCCTCCTCGTCCACTCTAGTTGACACCAAGGCTCCTCGCCATTCGGCTGCCTCATCACCACAATGTGTGACCCTCCCTTCCCTTCCTCCACCGCCAGTTCATTCTCAAAATCACGCAGGGAAGACCACTGCCTACT gtcgTAAGTTTGCGCGCAATGTCATGGCCATGGCGACAGGGGAAGCACCAGCAGAAGTTGCAGTAACTGAGCTGCCAGAGATTGTGAAGACAGTTCAAGAAGCT TGGGAGAAAGTGGAAGATAAATATGCAGTTTCTTCACTTGCAGTAGCTGGTGCTGTTGCACTATGGGGCTCCACTGGACTGATTTCG GCAATTGATAGGCTTCCTTTAGTTCCTGGTGTTCTTGAGCTTGTAGGAATTGGCTACACTGGG TGGTTTGCATACAAGAACCTTGTTTACAAACCAGACAG AGAGGCTTTGACACTGAAGATTAAAGCTACATACAAAGATATAATCGGCAGCAGCTAG